ATGCATTGCTTAACCTTGTCGTCGTCCGCCAAAAAGCACATTTCATTAAGATTTGACCGTCAAGATTAGCAAATTTTCACCACCTTAAAGATCAGATCTTTACTACGAAAAGGCGTTGTTTATTTGGTTCCTTCTAGTTTTGGGCTGTAATTTTATCTAGTAGGATGAAAGGGTTGCAATCAAGGAGGCTTTGTATCTTGCACAACAAGAACAGAAACACTCATCATAGATCAGTAGGGACAAACAAATTGTACAAAATTTCTCGAGAATTTCTCCAGATACTGTTTGTTTTTTCTGTCTTTTGTGTGCTGCATTTTGGTGGGTCTCTTGAATATTAATGCATATTTGACGTGGGAAAACAACAGCCCCATAAACACGGACCGTGTGAGTATTTTTCAAAGTGTTTGGTACATTGAAATGTCCATATAATGTTGAGGATGGGGCGGTCCAACTAGTTGGAGCAATGACTGTTGTTCTGCAGCAAGGTTGATTTAATACCTGACAGGGATGGTAGACATACAGCCCTCCTCTCGATTGCATTGGTCCACTTCACAAAACGACGCATTGAATACTTGGTTTTCAGAGAGTTCAGGTACTGTATTTAATGCTGCTGAAATATcaaatgtaaattaaataatagataaaaaatatcaaaaccaacACCTTCATTCATATCAAATCACCTCagcatatgaaattattttatttaatttcttgatagttaaaatatttatcttgtcGTATACGATTGAAAATAATCCAAACTCAAATTTGAATGAACTAACAATAAGCAAGTAAGATTGACTTTGGTAGAGCCTAACATTGCAACCACTTAGGAGAAATGGGTGCCCATCTCCTTAAAACATTCAGCTACTCTCCCCTAGTTCTATCCCATGACCATAATCAATACCCTAAACTTGTTTAAAGATAGTAAAAATCTTGACCTCaacattttatatttacaaattagACTGCCTAGTTTAGATtcagagataaaataattttagatgaaaaataaaaattaaataaaatattattaaaatattattttttaagattattattattattttgagatttaaaaaaattaaattatttattatattttatataaaaatttaaaaaaattataatgataaaatactttttataccTAAACGAGCCCTTATGTAATACTCTTGTTGAGATGGTAAGAAGTTTGATAGAAGTATAGGAATAGAGATATTGTGATAGTGACCCCTACCCCTAGTAACTCTAGTTCGACATTATTTGCATGAAAAGATAGATTTGTATCTTCTCTGTAAATTGTTTATAATTCAGATAGAAACTTCACCTCTGCCCAATGAGATCAACaatattaactaaaattaaCTACCCCTCTTACCCACATAATGCCCTAAGCTTGCCCATAAACATAGGAGACATCCAAATTTAGCTTTAAAATACACAAGAACCCCACTTCTTCTGTCCCATTGTCTACCCTAACCTCGGGTCAAACATCCCCACCACAGGTCTCTCCCTCAAACCCCaatcagctctctctctctctctgtctaaaAGCAACACGGTTTTGACCCAATGTTTTGATTGaagtattataatattatatttaaattaaaaaaagaaaaatctaattacaaatataattatatattaatatatatattaatttaatgtgattagttaaaaagtaaattttattaaaaaaatattaatttaaattttaaatataaaaaattagtattattatatagattagttcgtaattataataaaatttaattaaaaatgtctccggtattaattaatttaatgaatggaaatcttattaattattgtttatttattgggaaaatgaaatttattcgATCGGACGGCGATCCACCAATGAAAACGCCCGTCACAtactaagaaagaaagaaagaaagaaagagagagagatccatattttctctttcttccacGGACCCTGAATCTTTCTCCCCGTGGGAAGCACTCTTTAATTCATGGAAGAAAAAGCTGGTCCAAACCCAGGAGCCCGATTTGGTTGTTTGTATCAATAAGTGAACCATTTGCTAATATTCCAATGCGGTCTTGTAGAATACCAACAAGAAACAGAGACTTGAGCGGAAAAACCCAGAGAAATAGATCTGAATTTAGTCTAAGTCGGTGCGTGATAGGATCTGATGTTGAGGATTTTGAGGCTATTGGTGGAGGTGGGTTCATCGAGTCGGGTCGGTTCTGATATTGGTAGAAGCGTGGTTTTCGGTGCGGTGGTGGGGCTGCATAGACGACGATGCAGCTTCACTTCTCGCCTTGCATGAGAAGCATCACTATATCCAGCAGCAATGGGTTTATTGACTTGATGAAGATCAAAGTCGCAGCTCGCCACTTCTCCTATCGGACCCTCTTCCACACCATTCTGATCCTCGCTTTCTTGTTGCCCTTTGTCTTCATTCTCACGGCTGTTGTTACGCTTGAAGGTGTCAACAAGTGTTCCTCATTTGGTACTCTATTTTATCAACTCTTCATTCATTTGCATTTCCAATCTTGGTCCAATTCTTTAACATGTTGGCTTGGTCACGATAGTATGTGATAGATCTTGATGTGGACTGGGTTGTTTTATCATGCCAATGTGGTGATCTATATGTGCGATTGGTTTGAGTAGCTTGAATACGATTGTTTCGTTAATTGATTGAGTTGAATCGGGTCTTCGTGTAGTGCTCGTCTTTTCTCATGTGAATTGGGGTAGCTGAATCTGATTGCTTTTGTCAATTAGGGTATCTGAATCTGATTGCTTTTGTCAATTGTTTGAGGTGAATTACGTTATGGTGTTATCCCCATGCGGTGCATATTTGTCATGTCGATTTTTTTGGCTCAGTTATGAGATTGGTTTTATTAATTGAATTGGATTGGTTTCTTGGATGGATTGGATTGGATAGATTGGTGTCATCGAAATTGGTTGATCTCATATTTGAAGATGCCAAAAGCTTTGTTGGGTCATCTCTTTTTCTGGGGTTCTCTTGTTTTTTTCATTGGATTTGACTATAAAGTGAGAGTTCATGTACTTGTACAACATTTTATTAAGTTCTTGGACTACTGGTGCATGTTCAAGCATTATGTGATCTCAGTATTTGAAATTAGTTGTTCGTTATGTTTCTCTGAGTTCATAATATCCTTTCTATTTTTGCTAGCATCAACTATACTATTTTCAAGATGCTGACAGTCAAAATGTGGTTCTTTCatgattcattttttcaatgttGCCTCTTTTTGGTTATTAcgttaaatataatttggatATATATTGTAGAGTATAAGTTTTTATATAGTTCCATTGTGTTTGTGATCTCTGGACTGCTTGTAGTATCCATATCGAAGTCAGATAAgggattagaattttttttttttttcctatcaatAGCATTCCGTCTTTGGTGGACCCATGACTATATTCTCATTCTTTGTGCTTCAGATTGTTTAGGCAGGCGTTTGGGACCAAGGTTTCTGGGAAGGGTTGATGATTCAGGAGTAAGTAACTTTTTCTTGGAactgtaattttatattaattgctCACGAAAAATTCGATTGCTCTTTCATGCCTACAACGCTTATTAACTTATGCTGGATTGTTGGTGTGGCGATGGTGCTGCAGAGACTGGTTAGAGACTTTTACAAGATTCTTAACCAAGTGAACACTGAGGAAATCCCACATGGTCTAAAGCTGCCAGATTCATTTAGTCAACTTGTTTCCGAAATGAAGAACAGCCATTATGATGCAAGGACCTTTGCTTTCATGTTAAGGGCAATGGTATGTTGCGTGTGACCTATATAAAATGTGTCcagataatatattttttatagcaAGGGCTTGATGAAAATGACTTCTTCATGCATTGTTATTTTTAATCTCACAATTTGTTATCTTTATCAATTCTGAGCCATCAAAACCATTTaagatgattaaataaaatcCTAGTCTTTGTACAAGATAGTTCCTTTGGTATCTTTCATAACAGTTTTGAAATTCTCTTTGGAGAATGATTCTTATTTGCGACAGTTTTCTATAACGGTATTCATTCTCTTTAATTAAGGAGAatgcaaagaataaaaaaggattGAGTTAGGTTTATGAAATTATGAGAAAGTCCCCTCCCCCCTTACTACCCTCATTTCATGACCATAAGGTTTTGACTTTAGTGGACATCCGAAACGTTAAAAAACAGAATCTCAGCAACTGCTGTCTGAAGTGGAATTCTTTGTgcatttctttcttaatttaaCCCTTCTAGCATTGCAAGTTGGTTGCATAAAAGCACATGAACATGCTCATACTGGGAGACTAGATTTCTTTCTATTGATCCCATTCATAGAATATAAGAAAGTGATAGTTACTTCAAAAACAATGAAGTGATAGTACGATTTCCGTGATTTAAATCAAGTTAATGGGAGTTGTTTTGCatacatttttttgataagtaatcaaaatgtattaataaagaataggcaaagccatgTGTTACAAAGAATGCCCTAAATTATGTAGGAGCAATAGATACAAGGAAGTCATGAAAGGCTTGACCATTAAAATTAACGGCAATGGCCCAAGTACGAAGAGTTCTAAAACAGAAAGCTTTTTGTTCCTCcattgatctctctttgtcctcaaaAGTCCGTTCATTACGCTCTTGCCACACAAACCACATGATGCAAATAGGAATCATCTTTCATATAGCCTTGATCTGTTGATTGCCTCTTAAATCTGTCCAGCTAGCCAGTGCCGCCACAACTGTCTcaggcataacccaacccaaATCTAGCCATAACCCACTTGCTACATCATAGTGTAGTAAGAGATGGTCTACCAATTCCCCCCAttcttgcacatgcaacaccaatctgcgATGATCACCCTTCGTTTCCTCAAATCATTcgttgtgaggatcttacccaaAGAGGCGCGGTCCACACAAAAAAAGCTGCTTTGAGAAGCGCCTTATGTCTCTAAATTTTTTTCCACAGAAATTGAATATGAGGTTCTTGTGATAGAGACTTATAGAATGAGCGAACCAAGAACATACCTTTACATGTGGGTAACCACCACAATAAGTCAGCCTGctgattgttattttggagggaaTACAAGAGGCCGAAAAGAGCTGCAATACTGTCCATTTCCCAATCATTTGCCGCCCGGCTAAAATTGATATTCCACTGGATTTGTCTCCCTACTATCTCCCTAACGTCCACCACTGAAATATCTTTTACAATAGCAATCCTAAAGAGTGCAGGAAATAGATCCTTTAGAGCACCATTGCCACACCAAGTGTCATTCCAGAATTTAATTCTGGCTCCATCTCCAAGGCATACATGATCAGACTATTCGTGAGGATGAATCTGTTAGTTCTGGACAAGTTGTATTACACTGTTTGATTGACAAATATAGCTTCTACAAAGTGCGAAATGGCTTTCAAAGCACTTTTTTGACACCTGTGTATTTTTCTTGATGTTTGGCTAGGTGTTTGTATGGTTGTCATGGTTAGTGAAAGCTGAaaggtgtgttttttttttttttttttcatatgatgtGGTTGCTACCTATGAATCTTGAGTGTCTCAATTCCTACGGATGATTGCACCAAGATAAAGCaatctttctatttttcttggttGTTGATCGCTGCTGACCTTTTGTTTGGTCCTACctaatttcatttaatttcatATGTGGTCTTGTGCATTTATCCCATGTCTATTGTCTGAAGGTTTCTTGCAAGAGTTTTAACTTAGCATTTGTACTTGCTGGAGCCCCAAGATTAGTTCCATGCTGTTAGTGAAGAACACAGTATTTAACCTTTACCTTTTGAGCTCAGCCTATTAATCCGTACCCCAACTCTCAGTTGTGGAGATGCAACTTTGATGTGAAGTTTATTGCAGTTGGAAACtctattttttccccttttattgCTTCATGTTAGTTATCTTAAACGCCTTGTTTCTTCGAACTCATGATAGATTTTAATGGACTATGTGTCCATGACTTTTTGTATCGGTTATAAATCCTAGATAGgtatttctcttgtatacatcatgtgtacttgggctatacctattgctttctattaatattacttatatatataaaggttaTCTGCAGCATCTGTCCAACAGTTTGACAGTATAATCCTTTGGTGCTTCTTTTTGTTAGTTTGTTACTTGTTAGGATTCTGTCATGTTTTTACTTTTGCCATTACAAACATTCCGAAGTTCTTATCTCTTATCTACAACTGTCTCTTTGCTTAGTAAAAACGCAAGATATTGTCGTGTTGGATGCATTCAAGGATATGTTATCTTTCAAAGCTTTAAGTTCGTTTCATCCCAAGTTCTCTTGTCTGTATGTTTTTCTTCGATGTTCAAACacttttattcatttaaaaaaatgaaaatgtaaggaggctttatttaaaaagtaccttttatgcatgttttatttgatacTGAATTACTTGTCTTTTTCGGGAGCAtaatgatatgaaaatgaattCTTTACATATCTTTGCTGGAGGTTAAGGATTGCTTCTGTGGTACTAAACTTGTTGGATGTTGTAGTAGGAAGGGATGTTTGCCATTGGAGAGGGAGGGAGGCGGGggggacacacacacacacacacagagcaccttcaaatccttttcctaTCCCTCCTCCCTATATGGAATGTTAAGTTTTTAGTACAATTTCTACTAACATTGTGTCTTTTTGTGCAGATGGAGAAATTTGAAAGGGACATTAGGGAGTCTAAATTTACGGAGCTGATGAACAAACACTTTGCAGCTAGTTCCATACCAAAAGGGATCCACTGTCTGTCTCTTCGTTTGACCGATGAATATTCCTCAAATGCCCATGCACGCAAACAGTTGCCTCCTCCAGAGCTACTCCCTGTGCTCTCTGACAATTCCTATCACCACTTTATCCTGTCAACTGATAACATTTTGGCTGCTTCAGTCGTAGTTGCTTCTACTGTCCAGTCATCTCTAAAACCTGAAAAAATAGTCTTCCATGTCATCACTGACAAGAAAACTTATGCGGGTATGCACTCATGGTTTGCATTAAACCCCGTCTTCCCAGCTATTGTTGAAGTGAAAGGTGTTCACCAGTTTGACTGGTTAACAAGAGAAAATGTTCCCGTACTTCAAGCTGTAGAGAACCAAAATGGGATCAGGGATTACTATCACGGTAATCATGTTGCAGGGGCCAATTTCAGTGATACAACTCCAAGAACATTTGCTTCAAAATTGCAAGCTAGAAGTCCAAAGTATATATCCTTACTCAACCATCTTCGTATATATATACCAGAGGTAATAGTATGTGATTTGAGACTGTTGTTTTCCTTTATTTGGTTTCTGGAGATCTAAATCTATTTTACTGGCAGTTTAttcaaggaaaaaagaaaaagtaaaaaataatgccGTTGCTTGATATTGTAGGCAGTTCATGTTTTGTATGGTTGCTCTGACAATCCCCAGGGTAGTAATGCTAGGGGATTTTTCTCTCACCCGTAAACCCCCATTCCAAAGTAATGGTGAAAAACATGTCTTATGAGTAATGACAAGAAATTCGTTTTCTTGGATGAGGAAGATTAGCTGCATCACTGGGGATGCGGGCTGCCAGTTTTGTCTGAGACAAATATGCTTAAGCAAATTGTTTCATCAGTCCTAGAATATTGGATGCTTCAGATTGTTTGTTGAATTTATATTGACAGGGATGACTTCATATTACTGAATTGGCCTTACTTCTTTAAACATCACTATGCCCAATGAAACTACGAAGTAATTTGTAGATGGGAGacaattaaggaaaaaaaaaactcatggaATTCTTAGTTTGGGTGGATATTTGTAACAGGGAAAGAAAATGTATTTCTTCTACGGCATGATTATGTGGGTCTGTTGAAGTAGTTTCAATGTAAATTATTGGCTTCCCATCTAAGTACTTTTGCACTCAGCTATCTCTGAAATAGGTGCTTCCCAGACTCAAGGGCAAGCTTTATTTAAGAGAGAATGTAGAGTGAATCGAAAGCCTACCATAACTGTTCTTGGTCTGGGGGCTTTCTGGACCTTATCAATTATATTCAAAGTTCAGAAGGGACAAGGAGACCATATCACCCAGTGAAATAGGATCTTTGGCAATCCATGTACACTTGGAACATTGAAAAAGTAGCGcttaaaaaaatgtaacatTACACCCCTCAAATTTGCAttggatatattttatttttgttttggataaattttttctctttcgtccacctttttttccttttcttttaattccAAACTAAGGATGCTGATTGTGTATATGAACAGCTCTTTCCAAACCTCGATAAGGTTGTCTTTTTAGATGATGATGTTGTGATTCAGCGTGATTTGTCTCCACTTTGGGAAATTGACCTTGGGGGAAAGGTTAATGGAGCTGTTGAAACTTGCGAAGGTGAAGATGAGTGGGTCATGTCTAAGCATTTTAGGAACTACTTCAATTTTTCCCATCCTCTTATAGCAAAGAATTTGGACGCTGATGAATGTGCATGGGCTTATGGGATGAATATCTTTGATCTTAGCGCTTGGAGGAAGACAAATATAAGAGAAACATACCACTCTTGGTTGAGAGAGGTAAACCAAAGTATTccattttcttgcaaataaCTTATATTTGTGTTATAAATATCTGTGTACAcacctgatttttttttttttttttaatttttcccccttattatgattattaagtTGTGGATTAAGAAGGCACTGAATTTATTGATAATAGGAAATTCTATCTGGCAGGAGTTTCTATATCTTATCCATTGGTGCTAACCTTTTTTATGTTCCTTTTAGCCTTTGGGGTTAGAAAAAGGATGAAGATTTATCCTTGATATCGTTTCTGCAGATATTCTAATTAATAAAGTATAGGGATGCATCCTTTTCAGACAACTTTAGTTCATTACTATCTTCCAGATTTGGTGAAATCTCAGTCCGTTCACCTTGAAGTCACTTCAACTATCAAAATTTCAAGCTTTTGACCAATTCTACCCTCCTCATTAGGAAATATTCTAGTGGGATGACAATGTATCAAGGAAGTCTGATGTTTGGATATGGacctaaatttttatttcaatttaaagtgttggtttctttttttggggATTTATTGTTGATTGTATTTCATAGAGGTTGCAaagttttatcttaatttaatttaaggaaCAGATATGGTTCTAACTCTGATTCTGGGTTCTTCTGTGGCAGAATCTAAAGTCAAATATGACAATGTGGAAACTTGGGACCTTACCACCTGCTTTGATTGCATTTAAAGGTCATGTTTTCCCAATTGATCCATCATGGCACATGCTTGGCCTGGGCTATCAGAATAACACCAACATTGAGCATGTGAAAAAAGCTGCGGTTGTCCACTATAATGGCCAGTCGAAACCATGGTTGCAGATTGGCTTTGAGCATCTCCGACCATTTTGGACCAAGTACGTCAATTACTCCAATGATTTTATAAGAAATTGCCACATCTTGGAATCGTAGGTTAATCAACTAGAGGAGCTAGACAGAACGCATGGGACAGGAAAAGATCCGAGTGTTACTGGTTTCATAAAAGAGTCTTTTGTGGCTCGAAATTCTTTTCCACATTTATTTGGGAAGACGAGCAGCAAATTGGCTGAAAGGGCAAACCTTTGAAGGCCAAGATTTGCTCTCATTTGCAGACAAGGAACAGTGTCAGTGGCACGGGATGAGATTCATTCTTT
The genomic region above belongs to Carya illinoinensis cultivar Pawnee chromosome 4, C.illinoinensisPawnee_v1, whole genome shotgun sequence and contains:
- the LOC122307119 gene encoding probable galacturonosyltransferase 14 isoform X1, whose product is MQLHFSPCMRSITISSSNGFIDLMKIKVAARHFSYRTLFHTILILAFLLPFVFILTAVVTLEGVNKCSSFDCLGRRLGPRFLGRVDDSGRLVRDFYKILNQVNTEEIPHGLKLPDSFSQLVSEMKNSHYDARTFAFMLRAMMEKFERDIRESKFTELMNKHFAASSIPKGIHCLSLRLTDEYSSNAHARKQLPPPELLPVLSDNSYHHFILSTDNILAASVVVASTVQSSLKPEKIVFHVITDKKTYAGMHSWFALNPVFPAIVEVKGVHQFDWLTRENVPVLQAVENQNGIRDYYHGNHVAGANFSDTTPRTFASKLQARSPKYISLLNHLRIYIPELFPNLDKVVFLDDDVVIQRDLSPLWEIDLGGKVNGAVETCEGEDEWVMSKHFRNYFNFSHPLIAKNLDADECAWAYGMNIFDLSAWRKTNIRETYHSWLRENLKSNMTMWKLGTLPPALIAFKGHVFPIDPSWHMLGLGYQNNTNIEHVKKAAVVHYNGQSKPWLQIGFEHLRPFWTKYVNYSNDFIRNCHILES
- the LOC122307119 gene encoding probable galacturonosyltransferase 14 isoform X2 — its product is MQLHFSPCMRSITISSSNGFIDLMKIKVAARHFSYRTLFHTILILAFLLPFVFILTAVVTLEDCLGRRLGPRFLGRVDDSGRLVRDFYKILNQVNTEEIPHGLKLPDSFSQLVSEMKNSHYDARTFAFMLRAMMEKFERDIRESKFTELMNKHFAASSIPKGIHCLSLRLTDEYSSNAHARKQLPPPELLPVLSDNSYHHFILSTDNILAASVVVASTVQSSLKPEKIVFHVITDKKTYAGMHSWFALNPVFPAIVEVKGVHQFDWLTRENVPVLQAVENQNGIRDYYHGNHVAGANFSDTTPRTFASKLQARSPKYISLLNHLRIYIPELFPNLDKVVFLDDDVVIQRDLSPLWEIDLGGKVNGAVETCEGEDEWVMSKHFRNYFNFSHPLIAKNLDADECAWAYGMNIFDLSAWRKTNIRETYHSWLRENLKSNMTMWKLGTLPPALIAFKGHVFPIDPSWHMLGLGYQNNTNIEHVKKAAVVHYNGQSKPWLQIGFEHLRPFWTKYVNYSNDFIRNCHILES